A genomic region of Gemmata massiliana contains the following coding sequences:
- a CDS encoding MFS transporter, which yields MGTPELSPDALPAPAPAKEATRLRDISPQQWKSGAAAWLGWMFDGLDMHLYVLVAAPFVAELIMQPDPKHPDVGFYGSWIQAAFLFGWALGGAFFGRIADRIGRSRALVLTILMYAAFTGLGAAAQTWWQLMIFRFLAALGIGGEWAIGASILSETWPKKWRPWIAAVLQSAVNIGVLIAALALILMAKLPPRYVFLVGVIPAFVVLWIRRAVPEPEEWAGAKNAAGASLPRFSDLFRPPVRRITLLTLLVCSCALTAHWAFLFWYVQHLRNMPELAEWTDGDRNRLVGIVVWVVIGSSIVGNFMAGALANWVRYRWAIVTLCLVYCAAMTATYGVPRDHNELWVGFVVIGLSQGLFGLFTMYMPPLFPTLLRTTGAGFCYNFGRIAAGVGTVLFGLFAPVGDYRLALFAAGFLFLPAAAIALMLPEPPDEVS from the coding sequence ATGGGAACCCCCGAACTCTCCCCCGACGCGCTTCCTGCGCCCGCGCCGGCGAAGGAAGCCACCCGCCTGCGCGACATCTCCCCGCAACAGTGGAAGTCCGGCGCTGCCGCGTGGCTGGGTTGGATGTTCGACGGCCTCGACATGCACCTGTACGTGCTCGTCGCCGCGCCGTTCGTCGCCGAACTCATCATGCAACCGGACCCAAAACACCCGGACGTCGGGTTCTACGGGTCGTGGATCCAGGCCGCGTTCCTCTTTGGGTGGGCGCTCGGCGGCGCGTTCTTCGGCCGCATCGCGGACCGCATTGGACGCAGCCGCGCGCTCGTCCTCACCATTCTCATGTACGCGGCGTTCACGGGGCTGGGGGCCGCGGCGCAGACGTGGTGGCAGTTGATGATCTTCCGGTTCCTCGCGGCGCTGGGCATCGGCGGCGAGTGGGCCATCGGCGCGTCGATCCTTTCGGAAACGTGGCCGAAGAAGTGGCGCCCGTGGATCGCGGCCGTGCTTCAGAGCGCCGTGAACATCGGAGTATTGATCGCGGCGCTGGCCCTCATCCTGATGGCCAAATTGCCCCCGCGGTACGTGTTCCTGGTCGGCGTGATCCCGGCGTTCGTCGTGCTATGGATTCGTCGCGCCGTACCAGAACCGGAGGAGTGGGCGGGGGCGAAAAATGCTGCCGGCGCAAGTCTCCCGCGATTCTCCGACTTGTTCCGCCCGCCGGTGCGCCGAATCACCTTGCTCACGCTCCTCGTGTGTTCCTGCGCGCTCACCGCGCACTGGGCATTTCTGTTCTGGTACGTGCAACACCTCCGCAACATGCCGGAACTCGCGGAATGGACAGACGGCGACCGTAACCGGCTCGTGGGTATTGTGGTGTGGGTCGTCATCGGTTCGTCCATCGTCGGCAACTTCATGGCCGGCGCGCTCGCGAACTGGGTCCGCTACCGGTGGGCCATCGTGACGCTGTGCCTCGTGTATTGCGCCGCGATGACCGCGACCTACGGTGTGCCGCGCGATCACAACGAATTGTGGGTCGGCTTCGTCGTCATCGGGTTGAGCCAGGGTTTGTTTGGATTGTTCACGATGTACATGCCGCCTCTATTCCCGACGCTGTTGCGCACCACCGGCGCGGGCTTTTGCTACAACTTCGGCCGCATTGCAGCGGGGGTGGGGACGGTGCTGTTCGGACTATTCGCGCCAGTTGGCGATTACCGACTCGCGCTGTTTGCAGCCGGTTTCCTGTTCCTCCCCGCGGCGGCCATCGCGCTGATGCTGCCCGAACCGCCGGACGAGGTTTCGTGA
- a CDS encoding avidin/streptavidin family protein yields MSISGTWYNELGSQLVINYPGGTQFSGSYTTAVGHAEGQYTVIGQIDPNPAAGCGQALGWVVQWINSSGNSNSTTTWSGQYIVSGSAEIIVALWVLTSETPPSEFWAATTVGEDVFFRQQPSSEDVAKKLQTKRPSHPVQRTRPQ; encoded by the coding sequence ATGTCAATCTCGGGCACGTGGTACAACGAGTTGGGGTCGCAACTGGTCATCAATTATCCCGGTGGTACTCAGTTCAGCGGGTCTTACACCACCGCGGTCGGGCATGCGGAGGGCCAGTACACCGTAATCGGGCAGATCGATCCGAACCCCGCGGCCGGGTGCGGGCAGGCGCTCGGGTGGGTCGTTCAGTGGATCAACAGCTCCGGAAATTCCAACTCGACCACCACTTGGTCCGGTCAGTACATTGTGAGCGGCAGTGCGGAAATCATTGTCGCCCTGTGGGTGCTAACGTCGGAAACGCCCCCCAGCGAGTTCTGGGCGGCGACCACGGTCGGTGAAGACGTGTTCTTCCGCCAACAACCCAGTTCAGAAGACGTGGCCAAAAAGCTCCAAACGAAACGGCCGTCGCACCCCGTGCAACGAACGAGGCCGCAGTAA
- a CDS encoding SulP family inorganic anion transporter gives MADPAHSSAPPLTPGLLPNLRFDLLSGFLVFLIAMPLCLGIASASYYPPIAGIWTAVIGGIVTCFISNSQLTIKGPAAGLIVIVSGAVLELGLEAAPPGTDPKDLATLAKYGYPLALGVGVTAGVIQILFGLLKAGKVGEMVPLTPVHGMLAAIGITIMAKQFFVMLGQSAPPGAPIDSIIAIPKVFENLGQSVTQTVAIVGVTALAIMILFPFLKARVPVLKPVPAQLVVVLVSIPMALGLGFTGLGESVGNPMKYLVNVPNVLDNPSAAFLFPDFTGLATATGVKYVVLFALIGTIESMLSSQAVDMIDPWRRKADQNRDLLAVGVANTLCSFVGALPMISEIVRSKANIDNGARTKYANFFHGLFLLAFILLVPFVIRMIPLAALGAMLVFTGFRLASPKEFIHTYKIGLEQLVVFVTTIVVTLCTDLLIGVASGIALKLVIHVLNGAPLRSFVRADIEVASTDDERVAVLKVRQAAVFSNWLGLKSAIAKYATDRDEVVLDLSEVKLVDHSTMEKLHQMEQELAAGGKVLRVVGLDSHKPLSSHPLAARKGTRHAPVDAAV, from the coding sequence GTGGCCGACCCCGCGCACAGTTCTGCCCCGCCGCTGACACCCGGTTTGCTCCCGAACCTTCGGTTCGATCTCCTGTCCGGTTTCCTGGTGTTCCTGATCGCGATGCCGCTCTGCCTGGGCATCGCGTCCGCCAGTTACTACCCGCCCATTGCCGGGATCTGGACCGCCGTCATCGGCGGCATCGTCACCTGCTTCATCAGCAACTCGCAACTGACCATCAAAGGGCCGGCGGCCGGGCTGATCGTGATCGTTTCCGGGGCCGTGCTCGAACTGGGGTTGGAAGCGGCCCCGCCCGGGACCGACCCGAAGGATCTCGCGACCCTCGCCAAGTACGGGTACCCGCTCGCACTCGGGGTCGGGGTGACCGCGGGGGTGATCCAGATCCTGTTCGGGCTGCTCAAGGCCGGTAAGGTCGGTGAGATGGTCCCGCTCACCCCGGTTCACGGGATGCTGGCGGCGATCGGCATCACGATCATGGCCAAACAGTTCTTCGTGATGCTCGGGCAATCGGCCCCCCCGGGCGCCCCGATCGATTCGATCATCGCGATCCCGAAGGTCTTTGAGAACCTGGGCCAATCGGTGACCCAAACCGTCGCGATCGTCGGGGTGACCGCGCTGGCGATCATGATCCTGTTCCCGTTCCTGAAGGCGCGGGTTCCGGTCCTGAAGCCGGTCCCGGCGCAATTGGTCGTGGTCCTCGTCTCGATCCCGATGGCCCTCGGGCTCGGGTTCACGGGCCTCGGCGAATCGGTCGGCAACCCGATGAAGTACCTGGTCAACGTCCCGAACGTGCTCGACAACCCGTCCGCCGCGTTCCTGTTCCCCGACTTCACGGGTCTCGCGACCGCGACCGGTGTGAAGTACGTGGTGCTGTTCGCGCTGATCGGGACGATCGAATCGATGCTCAGTTCGCAGGCCGTCGACATGATCGACCCGTGGCGCCGGAAGGCCGACCAGAACCGCGACCTCCTCGCCGTGGGCGTGGCGAACACTTTGTGTTCGTTCGTCGGGGCGCTGCCGATGATCTCCGAGATCGTCCGCAGCAAGGCGAACATCGACAACGGCGCGCGGACCAAGTACGCGAACTTCTTCCACGGGCTGTTCCTGCTCGCGTTCATCCTGTTGGTGCCGTTCGTGATCCGGATGATCCCGCTGGCCGCGCTGGGCGCGATGCTGGTGTTCACCGGGTTCCGGCTCGCCTCGCCGAAGGAGTTCATCCACACCTACAAGATCGGGCTCGAGCAGCTCGTGGTGTTCGTCACCACGATCGTCGTGACCCTCTGTACCGATCTCCTGATCGGCGTGGCGTCCGGGATCGCGCTGAAACTGGTGATCCACGTCCTCAACGGCGCCCCGCTCCGGAGCTTCGTCCGGGCCGACATCGAGGTGGCGAGTACCGACGACGAACGGGTCGCGGTTCTGAAGGTGCGTCAGGCGGCCGTGTTCTCGAACTGGCTCGGCCTCAAGAGCGCGATCGCGAAATACGCCACCGACCGCGACGAAGTGGTCCTCGACCTGTCGGAAGTCAAACTCGTGGACCACAGCACGATGGAAAAGCTGCACCAGATGGAACAGGAACTGGCGGCGGGCGGGAAAGTGTTACGGGTAGTCGGCTTGGATTCGCACAAGCCGCTCTCGTCGCACCCCTTGGCCGCGCGCAAGGGAACCCGGCACGCGCCGGTCGATGCCGCGGTTTGA
- a CDS encoding sigma-54-dependent transcriptional regulator, which yields MPTLLVIDDEPAIRHAFQRAFRDGGVTVRTATTAAEGLAEVARERPDVVVLDVHLPDATGLTTFRQVRAIDARVPVILVTGHGTTDLAIEAMKDGAYEYLLKPLELADLRQLIDRAVQSSQLMRTPATMPEVEPAPVFGDVLLGRCPAMQEVYKAVGRVAGQNVIALVLGESGTGKELVARAIYQHSRRSDKPFLAINCAAIPEPLLESELFGHEKGAFTGADRKRIGKFEQCQGGTIFLDEVGEMAPLTQAKMLRLIQEQRFERLGGAETVQTDVRLVAATNADLEKMVEDGRFRRDLYFRLNVFTIKLPPLRERGDDVGLLIDYYLKRFGHELNKPVAEVALDAAAALRAYTWPGNVRELQSVLKQSVLRMSGSALLADFLPDHVLHPTSSVANAPPMNGASGAFDWDQFVGGRIAASSENLYAESLERMEREVLVRVLKHTDGNQLQAARILGITRGSLRNKIRTLGISIARSVWSDDDHGDG from the coding sequence ATGCCGACGCTGTTGGTGATCGACGACGAACCGGCCATCCGGCACGCCTTCCAGCGCGCGTTCCGGGACGGCGGGGTGACCGTGCGCACCGCGACCACCGCGGCCGAGGGGCTCGCGGAAGTCGCGCGCGAGCGCCCGGACGTGGTCGTGCTCGACGTCCACCTGCCCGACGCGACCGGGCTCACCACGTTCCGCCAGGTGCGCGCGATCGACGCCCGCGTGCCCGTCATCCTCGTCACCGGGCACGGCACCACCGACCTCGCCATCGAAGCGATGAAGGACGGGGCCTACGAGTACCTGCTCAAGCCGCTGGAGCTGGCGGACCTGCGGCAGCTCATCGACCGCGCGGTACAGTCCAGCCAGTTGATGCGCACCCCGGCCACAATGCCCGAGGTCGAACCGGCCCCGGTCTTCGGCGACGTGCTGCTCGGCCGGTGCCCGGCCATGCAGGAGGTCTACAAGGCGGTCGGCCGGGTCGCCGGCCAGAACGTGATCGCGCTGGTTCTGGGCGAGAGCGGTACGGGGAAGGAACTGGTCGCCCGCGCGATCTACCAGCACTCGCGCCGGTCCGACAAGCCGTTCCTGGCGATCAACTGCGCCGCCATCCCCGAGCCGCTCCTGGAGAGTGAACTGTTCGGGCACGAGAAGGGCGCGTTTACGGGGGCCGACCGCAAGCGCATCGGCAAATTCGAGCAGTGCCAGGGCGGTACCATTTTCCTCGACGAAGTGGGCGAAATGGCCCCGCTCACCCAGGCGAAAATGCTGCGCCTCATCCAGGAGCAGCGGTTCGAGCGCCTGGGCGGGGCGGAGACGGTGCAGACCGACGTGCGCCTGGTCGCGGCGACCAACGCGGACCTCGAAAAGATGGTCGAGGACGGGCGGTTCCGGCGCGACCTGTACTTCCGGCTCAACGTGTTCACGATCAAGCTCCCGCCGTTGCGCGAGCGCGGCGACGACGTGGGGCTGCTGATCGATTACTACCTGAAGCGGTTCGGGCACGAGCTGAACAAGCCTGTGGCCGAGGTCGCGCTCGACGCGGCGGCCGCGCTCCGCGCGTACACGTGGCCGGGTAACGTGCGCGAGTTGCAGAGCGTACTCAAACAATCGGTCCTCCGGATGAGCGGCTCGGCCCTGCTCGCGGACTTCCTGCCGGACCACGTCCTTCACCCCACCAGTTCCGTGGCGAATGCACCACCGATGAACGGCGCTAGCGGTGCGTTCGACTGGGACCAGTTCGTCGGCGGGCGCATCGCCGCGAGCAGCGAGAACCTGTACGCGGAGTCCCTGGAGCGGATGGAGCGCGAGGTTCTCGTGCGCGTGCTGAAGCACACCGACGGGAACCAGCTCCAGGCCGCGCGCATCCTCGGTATCACCCGAGGGAGCCTGCGGAACAAGATCCGGACTCTGGGCATCAGCATCGCTCGCTCGGTGTGGTCCGACGACGACCACGGTGACGGCTAA
- a CDS encoding sensor histidine kinase yields the protein MSGLRWRFLGPVSLGTLCIVALCAFTAISLFHQQATITSVLRENVSSRRAAADLRGCLNTLIALELNQVESVAELHTRAQTHLTEIRKLANHPEEKTLSARLDDGVTRYLALWQSLPPKGDPAHAARVTEATDYLENNVLYPCRELEAFNDQRVEETTAQHERVLSQLAWGMAVVGGLGAVAGLVSGYAAARLLSQSIRRLRVQIRDAAGMLGPDPPEIVLTGDFEFGRLHEDLDSLTDRIEEVVRQLGEREREVARAEQLAAVGQLAAGVGHELRNPLTSIKMLVQAGLEDAAGLATEDLSVIEAEIRRMERSLQTFLEFARPPKLERRPVELKTVLRAVLGLIRGRAEKQRVATKVETDTDPIMLTADAGQLQQVFVNLALNALDVMPTGGTLTVTAHRTVNQVEIVVSDTGPGIQKGMMSRLFQPFASSKDTGLGLGLVISRRIVEDHGGTVNAANQAGGGASFFVRLPIEG from the coding sequence ATGAGCGGCCTCCGGTGGCGGTTCCTCGGTCCCGTCTCGCTCGGCACGCTGTGCATCGTGGCGCTGTGCGCGTTCACGGCCATCTCGCTGTTCCACCAGCAGGCCACGATCACCAGCGTGTTGCGGGAGAACGTGTCCAGCCGCCGGGCCGCGGCCGACCTGCGCGGGTGCCTGAACACGCTCATCGCGCTCGAACTCAACCAGGTCGAATCGGTCGCCGAACTGCACACCCGCGCGCAAACGCACCTGACCGAGATCCGCAAACTCGCGAACCACCCGGAAGAGAAAACGCTCTCGGCCCGGCTCGACGACGGGGTCACGCGGTACCTCGCGCTGTGGCAGTCGCTCCCACCGAAGGGCGACCCGGCGCACGCGGCCCGGGTGACCGAGGCCACCGACTACCTCGAAAACAACGTCTTGTACCCGTGCCGCGAGCTCGAAGCGTTCAACGACCAGCGGGTCGAAGAAACGACCGCCCAGCACGAGCGCGTGCTGAGCCAGCTCGCGTGGGGGATGGCGGTCGTCGGCGGGCTGGGCGCGGTGGCCGGGCTGGTGTCCGGCTACGCGGCCGCACGGCTCCTGAGCCAGTCCATCCGGCGCCTGCGGGTGCAGATCCGCGACGCGGCGGGCATGCTCGGCCCGGACCCGCCGGAGATCGTACTCACCGGCGACTTCGAGTTCGGCCGGCTGCACGAAGACCTCGACTCCCTCACCGACCGCATCGAGGAGGTCGTGCGGCAGCTCGGCGAGCGCGAGCGCGAGGTGGCCCGGGCCGAACAACTCGCCGCCGTCGGGCAGCTCGCCGCGGGCGTGGGGCACGAGTTACGGAACCCGCTCACGTCCATCAAAATGCTGGTCCAGGCCGGGCTGGAGGACGCGGCCGGGCTCGCGACCGAGGACCTGAGCGTGATCGAGGCCGAGATCCGGCGCATGGAGCGGTCCCTTCAGACGTTCCTCGAGTTCGCCCGGCCGCCGAAACTGGAGCGCCGACCGGTCGAGTTGAAGACCGTTCTCCGGGCGGTTCTGGGGCTGATTCGGGGGCGCGCGGAGAAGCAGCGCGTGGCCACGAAGGTGGAAACGGACACCGACCCGATCATGCTGACCGCGGACGCCGGCCAGCTCCAGCAGGTGTTCGTGAATTTGGCCCTCAACGCGCTCGACGTGATGCCCACCGGCGGTACCTTAACCGTGACGGCCCACCGCACCGTAAACCAAGTCGAGATCGTGGTATCCGACACGGGGCCGGGGATTCAGAAGGGGATGATGTCGCGCCTGTTCCAGCCGTTCGCCAGTAGCAAGGACACGGGGTTGGGGCTGGGGCTGGTGATCTCCCGGCGGATCGTCGAGGACCACGGCGGTACGGTGAACGCGGCGAACCAGGCGGGCGGCGGGGCGAGCTTCTTCGTGCGCCTTCCGATCGAGGGCTGA
- a CDS encoding proton-conducting transporter transmembrane domain-containing protein, with product MPDLARLSTFAGLVALVAPVALVAVLGMPSLVGRPLSERATGRACRWFIALGFLATLGVFVFMLVTGDRHVVVNLGNWVSIHDTRESAHYHFAVKFEFDRLSVPLALLSFTLCGTIGAFAVKYLHREPGYNRFFVLFSVFLTGMVTASLADTIETLFAGWELVGLSSALLVAFFHERPAPSRNGLRVWIVYRVSDAALLFAAVVLHHVTGEGDFDQLMGAEAWPYGRVALPELQALGIGLLLLLAAAGKSALVPFSGWLPRAMEGPTPSSAVFYGALSVHLGAFLLLRLSPLIAVSMWLALAVVALGLTTAVYAYIAGTVQTDIKSALSFASLAQVGIIVTEIGLGHWVSFLWYVALAHLLSHACLRTLQFLRAPTLLQDYRILENAIGDRLPRPPGPLAAAPGPLRTRLYRFALERGYLDTFLADFVARPFVLVFRWFDRLEHRWTAFLNGTREPAPPPASPADKLKQVPELAEQRP from the coding sequence GTGCCTGATCTCGCCCGGCTCTCGACGTTCGCGGGCCTGGTTGCGCTCGTGGCGCCGGTGGCCCTGGTCGCGGTTCTCGGGATGCCGTCCCTGGTCGGGCGCCCGCTGTCCGAGCGGGCGACGGGGCGCGCGTGCCGGTGGTTCATCGCGCTGGGGTTCCTCGCGACCCTCGGTGTGTTCGTCTTCATGCTCGTGACCGGGGACCGGCACGTCGTCGTAAACTTGGGCAACTGGGTGTCGATCCACGACACGCGCGAGAGCGCCCACTATCACTTCGCGGTGAAGTTCGAGTTCGACCGGCTCTCAGTCCCGCTCGCGCTGCTGTCGTTCACCTTGTGCGGAACGATTGGCGCGTTCGCGGTGAAGTACCTGCACCGCGAACCGGGGTACAACCGGTTCTTCGTGCTGTTCTCGGTGTTCCTTACCGGGATGGTAACTGCGTCGCTGGCCGACACGATCGAGACCCTGTTCGCGGGGTGGGAACTGGTCGGGCTCTCGAGCGCACTGTTGGTCGCGTTCTTCCACGAGCGCCCCGCACCGTCGCGAAACGGGTTGCGGGTGTGGATCGTGTACCGGGTGTCCGATGCGGCACTCCTGTTCGCGGCCGTCGTGCTCCACCACGTGACCGGCGAGGGAGACTTCGACCAACTCATGGGGGCCGAAGCGTGGCCCTACGGGCGCGTGGCGCTGCCCGAACTTCAGGCTCTGGGAATCGGGTTGCTGCTGTTGCTCGCGGCGGCCGGGAAGTCGGCGCTGGTGCCGTTCTCGGGGTGGTTACCGCGAGCGATGGAAGGGCCGACGCCGTCGAGTGCAGTGTTTTATGGCGCGCTGTCGGTTCACCTCGGGGCGTTCCTGCTGCTCCGGCTCAGCCCGCTCATTGCCGTTTCCATGTGGCTCGCGCTGGCGGTTGTGGCGCTCGGGCTTACGACCGCGGTGTACGCCTACATTGCCGGGACCGTGCAGACGGACATCAAGAGCGCCCTGTCGTTCGCGTCACTGGCCCAAGTCGGGATCATCGTCACGGAGATCGGGTTGGGGCACTGGGTGTCGTTCCTGTGGTACGTGGCCCTCGCGCACTTGCTCAGCCACGCCTGTTTGCGAACGCTCCAGTTCCTCCGCGCCCCGACGCTGTTGCAGGACTACCGCATTCTCGAAAACGCGATCGGCGACCGGCTCCCGCGCCCGCCCGGTCCCCTGGCTGCTGCCCCTGGCCCGTTGCGCACGCGACTCTACCGGTTCGCGCTCGAACGCGGGTACCTGGACACGTTCCTGGCCGACTTCGTGGCGCGGCCGTTCGTACTCGTGTTCCGGTGGTTCGACCGGTTGGAACACCGGTGGACTGCGTTCCTCAACGGGACGCGCGAACCGGCCCCGCCGCCCGCATCGCCTGCCGATAAGCTCAAACAGGTTCCGGAACTCGCGGAGCAACGCCCATGA
- a CDS encoding proton-conducting transporter transmembrane domain-containing protein: MNFASVPWLELAVAIPLFGAFCLARSRDALSASRWCLGFLGAGLVCAVVAWGGFVGGQTVDGTSRFDLLPLLFDRKVFSLDALSAPLVPLLALLHFLTALATARTKMSRFSFAWLLASSALRIAVFACKMPWDLGVLLVLAVVPPYFELRRRGSPTRVYVIHMALFVSLLVAGLVTEGELSLALLMGAVLVRSGTVPVHVWVTDLFENCSFGTALLIVTPITGMYAAMRLVLPAQPPEWVLQGIGGVSLLTAVYAAGMSVVQTDARRFFAFLFLSHASLVLVGLELHTTISLTGALALWGSVIVSLGGFGLTLRAIEARFGRLLLSEFRGLYAASPSLAVCFLLTGLASVGFPGMSGFVAAELLVDGAVVASPIVGLVVLVAAALNGVAVLRAYFALFTGDRYTPRVPLGITIRERGAVLALTVLIFAGGFFPQAYIESRHQAAEMTLEGRSAEKPAPPSHP; the protein is encoded by the coding sequence ATGAACTTCGCGTCCGTTCCCTGGCTCGAACTGGCCGTCGCGATCCCCCTATTCGGCGCGTTCTGCCTCGCACGGAGCCGGGACGCGCTGTCGGCGTCGCGCTGGTGCCTCGGGTTCCTGGGGGCCGGGTTGGTGTGCGCGGTTGTGGCGTGGGGCGGGTTCGTGGGCGGGCAGACCGTCGACGGGACGAGCCGCTTCGACCTGCTCCCGCTGCTGTTCGATCGCAAGGTGTTTTCCCTGGACGCGCTCAGCGCGCCGCTGGTCCCGTTGCTGGCGCTGCTCCACTTCCTGACGGCGCTGGCCACCGCACGAACGAAGATGTCGCGTTTCTCGTTCGCGTGGCTCTTGGCGAGTTCCGCACTGCGGATCGCAGTGTTCGCGTGCAAGATGCCGTGGGATCTGGGCGTGCTACTGGTGCTCGCCGTTGTGCCGCCGTACTTCGAGTTGCGCCGGCGCGGGAGCCCGACGCGCGTGTACGTCATCCACATGGCCCTGTTCGTGAGCCTGCTCGTCGCGGGACTGGTGACGGAAGGCGAGCTCTCGCTGGCCCTTTTAATGGGCGCGGTGCTGGTGCGCAGCGGAACGGTGCCCGTTCACGTTTGGGTGACGGACCTGTTCGAGAACTGTTCGTTCGGTACCGCGCTTCTGATTGTTACACCGATTACGGGTATGTATGCGGCGATGCGACTCGTTCTGCCGGCGCAACCGCCGGAGTGGGTGTTGCAGGGGATCGGGGGCGTGTCGCTGCTCACAGCGGTCTACGCGGCGGGCATGTCGGTGGTGCAAACGGACGCGCGCCGGTTCTTCGCGTTCCTGTTCCTGAGTCACGCCTCGCTGGTGCTGGTTGGGTTGGAACTACACACCACAATTAGTCTCACGGGAGCGCTGGCCCTTTGGGGGTCTGTGATTGTGTCGCTGGGCGGGTTCGGGCTGACGCTCCGCGCCATTGAAGCCCGGTTCGGGCGGCTCTTACTGTCCGAGTTTCGCGGGCTGTACGCAGCGTCGCCGTCGCTAGCGGTGTGCTTCCTGTTGACCGGGCTGGCGAGCGTCGGGTTCCCGGGGATGTCCGGGTTCGTGGCGGCCGAGTTGCTGGTGGACGGGGCGGTGGTGGCGAGTCCGATCGTCGGGCTGGTCGTGCTCGTCGCTGCGGCACTAAATGGGGTCGCGGTACTGAGGGCGTACTTCGCACTGTTCACCGGGGATCGGTACACGCCGCGCGTTCCGCTAGGAATCACCATCCGTGAACGCGGTGCGGTGCTGGCGCTCACAGTGCTGATCTTCGCCGGCGGGTTCTTCCCGCAAGCGTACATCGAGTCTCGTCACCAGGCCGCAGAAATGACGCTCGAAGGCCGGAGCGCGGAGAAGCCGGCGCCGCCGTCTCACCCGTGA
- a CDS encoding NAD(P)-dependent oxidoreductase codes for MKILLIGASGTIGQRILAEALSRGHTVTAVTRDPSKVPAQDRVKAVKGDVIDAKSLASVASGHDVVVSAFGPSGGQDASKTVDAARAQIAGLKAAGVKRLIVVGGAGSLEVAPGVQVVDTPEFPAAWKGIALAHRDALEVYRKEGNDLEWTYISPPALIEPGTRTGKFRVGADQLLVDANGQSRISAEDYAIALVDEVETPKHIRKRFTVAY; via the coding sequence GTGAAGATCCTATTGATTGGTGCAAGCGGAACGATCGGTCAACGCATCCTGGCCGAAGCGCTCTCGCGCGGCCACACCGTCACCGCCGTGACACGCGACCCGTCCAAAGTGCCGGCGCAAGATCGGGTCAAGGCCGTGAAGGGTGATGTGATCGATGCCAAGAGCCTCGCGAGTGTGGCGAGCGGGCACGATGTGGTTGTGAGCGCGTTCGGTCCGAGCGGCGGTCAGGACGCCTCGAAGACGGTGGACGCGGCCCGCGCACAGATCGCCGGACTGAAGGCTGCCGGGGTGAAGCGGCTCATCGTGGTCGGCGGGGCGGGAAGCCTCGAAGTCGCGCCGGGCGTGCAGGTGGTCGATACGCCCGAGTTCCCGGCCGCGTGGAAGGGGATCGCTCTGGCCCACCGCGACGCGCTCGAAGTGTACCGGAAAGAAGGCAACGACTTGGAATGGACCTACATCAGCCCGCCCGCGCTGATCGAACCCGGCACGCGAACGGGCAAGTTCCGCGTGGGCGCCGACCAACTCCTCGTCGACGCGAACGGGCAGAGCCGGATCTCGGCCGAAGACTACGCGATCGCGCTGGTCGATGAGGTCGAAACACCGAAGCACATCCGCAAGCGGTTCACGGTGGCGTACTAA
- a CDS encoding Rrf2 family transcriptional regulator codes for MTKSSRFVIASHVLALLAHGDGEPLTSDWIAGSVNTNPVVIRRILALLAKAGLVATQEGARGGARLARPAEEINLLAVYRAVETGDLFASHPQPPNPACPVGCHIQGALAPTLDAAEDAMTKSLAQTTVADVVRQVKAAK; via the coding sequence ATGACAAAAAGCAGCCGATTCGTGATCGCGTCGCACGTTCTCGCCTTGCTCGCGCACGGCGACGGTGAGCCGCTCACGTCCGACTGGATCGCGGGGAGCGTCAACACGAACCCGGTGGTCATTCGTCGGATTCTGGCGCTGCTCGCGAAGGCGGGGTTAGTGGCGACACAAGAGGGCGCACGAGGCGGAGCGCGGCTCGCGCGGCCGGCGGAGGAAATCAATTTGCTCGCCGTGTACCGCGCGGTCGAGACTGGCGACTTGTTCGCCTCGCACCCGCAGCCGCCCAACCCGGCGTGTCCGGTCGGGTGCCACATTCAGGGGGCACTGGCTCCCACTCTCGACGCGGCCGAAGACGCGATGACCAAGAGCCTCGCTCAGACGACCGTTGCGGACGTTGTTCGACAAGTGAAAGCAGCGAAATAG
- a CDS encoding SMI1/KNR4 family protein yields the protein MTEDALKRIEGGLAIILPAEYRNFMLARGAGLREFNKACGRRLAEALDLTANDVLITNCTERKPGSGTADAYPKWWQTFVLIGTDGGGGYYCLHLDGTPGVWTIGSDDDGEAEKLHGSLSDFVEDQVKRCQEPPNV from the coding sequence ATGACCGAGGACGCACTGAAGCGAATCGAGGGTGGTTTGGCGATCATCCTCCCGGCGGAGTACCGGAACTTCATGCTGGCCCGTGGTGCCGGGTTGCGAGAGTTCAACAAGGCGTGCGGCAGACGGCTCGCCGAGGCCCTCGATCTCACCGCGAACGACGTCCTGATAACCAACTGTACCGAGCGCAAGCCGGGTAGCGGCACCGCCGACGCATACCCGAAGTGGTGGCAGACGTTCGTGCTGATCGGCACCGACGGTGGGGGCGGTTACTACTGCCTTCATCTCGACGGTACGCCGGGCGTCTGGACGATTGGGTCCGACGATGACGGAGAGGCGGAGAAGCTCCACGGCTCGCTGAGCGACTTTGTTGAGGATCAAGTCAAACGGTGCCAGGAACCACCCAACGTTTAG